In Osmerus mordax isolate fOsmMor3 chromosome 23, fOsmMor3.pri, whole genome shotgun sequence, one DNA window encodes the following:
- the men1 gene encoding menin — protein MGLHSAQKKHFPLRGVEGVVQLFDAELKKSEPDMALLSLVLGFVEHFLAVNRVIPINVPGVRFEPLEPDCPNSCFPTVELGMVSALHERFTAQIRGAVDLSQYRRPPGGSSRELVKKVSDVIWNSLSRSYFKDRAHIQSLFSLITGTKLDSSGVAFAVVAACQVLGLKDVHLALSEDHAWVIFGKNGEETAEVTWHGKGNEDRRGQTVSGGVSERSWLYLKGSYMKCNRNMEVAFMVCAINPSLDLHTDSSELLQLQQRLLWLLYDRGDLERYPMAMGTLADLEDQEPLPGKESPFAIHLKAVNSAKKYYNNEHIYPFMYLAGYHYRHREVREALGSWAEAASVMQDYNYFREDEEIYKEFFDIANDVIPTLLKETAAAAENGGEGGEESEKDQPKQADALSALQDPECFAHLLRFYDGICKWEEGSPTPVLHVGWATYLVQSLSRFDAQIRQKVTIITKEPEPQDDDDQSSDDPREGRRRGPRRESKLEEQNLPPPQTSSPPIQPPGQPKKVGGEGGGRRRSSQGLRGGESEAKAKSPSPAPPSPPQAPQAGGPVVAFQSEKMKGMKELLSAAKVNSSAIKLQLTAQSQVQMKRQKSTPSGDYTMSFMKRQRKSL, from the exons ATGGGGCTACACTCGGCTCAAAAGAAACACTTCCCGCTGCGTGGGGTCGAAGGGGTGGTCCAGTTGTTCGATGCTGAGCTTAAGAAGTCCGAACCAGACATGGCGCTACTGTCCCTGGTACTGGGTTTTGTTGAACACTTCCTGGCTGTGAACAGGGTCATACCAATAAATGTTCCTGGTGTCCGGTTCGAACCATTGGAGCCGGACTGTCCAAACTCCTGCTTCCCTACGGTGGAGCTGGGCATGGTCTCAGCCTTGCATGAACGCTTCACAGCCCAAATCCGGGGGGCAGTGGACCTGTCCCAGTACCGGAGGCCTCCTGGCGGCTCCAGTAGAGAACTGGTTAAGAAGGTGTCAGATGTGATCTGGAACAGTCTCAGTCGCTCCTACTTCAAGGACCGTGCCCACATTCAGTCCCTCTTCAGCCTCATTACTG GCACAAAGTTGGACAGCTCAGGTGTGGCGTTTGCAGTGGTGGCAGCCTGCCAGGTGCTGGGACTGAAGGATGTCCACCTGGCGCTGTCCGAGGACCATGCCTGGGTGATCTTTGGGAAGAACGGAGAGGAGACGGCAGAAGTGACCTGGCACGGGAAGGGCAACGAGGACCGGCGAGGACAGACTGTCAGCGGAGGAGTCAGTGAGAGG AGCTGGCTGTACCTCAAGGGCTCCTACATGAAGTGCAACAGGAACATGGAAGTGGCCTTCATGGTGTGTGCCATCAACCCTTCTCTGGACCTGCACACAGACAGCTCTGAGCTGTTGCAACTTCAACAA AGGCTCCTTTGGCTGCTGTATGATCGAGGAGACCTGGAGAG GTATCCCATGGCCATGGGCACCCTGGCAGACTTGGAAGACCAGGAGCCTTTACCTGGCAAAGAGAGCCCCTTCGCCATCCACCTCAAA GCTGTGAACTCCGCGAAGAAGTACTACAACAACGAGCATATTTACCCGTTCATGTACCTGGCAGGCTACCACTATCGTCACCGGGAGGTTCGGGAGGCACTGGGCTCCTGGGCCGAGGCTGCCTCCGTCATGCAGGA CTACAACTATttcagggaggatgaggagatctACAAGGAGTTTTTTGACATCGCCAATGACGTCATCCCCACCTTGCTGAAGGAAACGGCCGCTGCTGCTGaaaatggaggggaggggggcgaggaatCGGAGAAG GACCAGCCCAAGCAAGCTGATGCCCTCTCCGCCCTCCAAGACCCAGAATGCTTTGCTCACCTGCTGCGTTTCTACGATGGCATCTGcaagtgggaggaggggagccctacccctgtcctgcatgtagGCTGGGCCACCTACCTGGTCCAGTCCCTTAGCCGCTTCGATGCTCAG ATACGTCAGAAGGTGACCATCATCACCAAAGAGCCTGAGCCCCAGGACGATGACGACCAGTCCAGCGATGACCCGCGAGAGGGCCGGAGACGAGGCCCACGGCGGGAGTCCAAACTGGAGGAACAgaacctcccacccccccagacctccagcccaCCCATCCAACCCCCCGGCCAGCCTAAGAAGGTGGGAGGCGAGGGCGGAGGGCGCCGCCGCTCCTCCCAGGGTCTCCGAGGCGGGGAGTCCGAAGCCAAGGCCAAGTCTCCCAGCCCGgcgcccccttcacccccccaggCGCCCCAAGCAGGAGGCCCCGTGGTGGCCTTCCAGAGCGAGAAGATGAAGGGGATGAAGGAGCTGCTCTCTGCGGCCAAGGTGAACTCGAGCGCCATCAAGCTACAGCTGACTGCCCAGTCACAGGTGCAGATGAAGAGACAGAAGAGTACGCCGTCGGGAGACTATACCATGTCCTTCATGAAGCGCCAGCGCAAATCACTTTAG